In the genome of Nocardioides marmoribigeumensis, one region contains:
- a CDS encoding DUF6912 family protein, producing MRVYLPAGPALLRELQETGRLAADPERTAYAVTPEVCAELGVGADDEEAEYAVLAVAAADAVALTGEVARRVVLVLETNATAREGALVSVPHEVPLKRVEAVQADDADAEPLVRAARDGDSSATAALEDHDLGWFATQELGQVLEVLRG from the coding sequence GTGCGGGTCTACCTCCCCGCGGGTCCGGCCCTGCTGCGCGAGCTCCAGGAGACCGGCCGGCTCGCTGCCGACCCGGAGCGCACGGCCTACGCCGTGACACCCGAGGTGTGCGCCGAGCTCGGCGTGGGCGCCGACGACGAGGAGGCGGAGTACGCCGTCCTGGCGGTCGCCGCGGCCGACGCCGTCGCGCTCACCGGCGAGGTCGCCCGCCGGGTCGTGCTCGTGCTCGAGACGAACGCCACCGCCCGCGAGGGTGCCCTGGTCTCGGTGCCGCACGAGGTGCCGCTGAAGCGGGTCGAGGCGGTCCAGGCCGACGACGCCGACGCGGAGCCGCTGGTGCGCGCCGCGCGCGACGGCGACTCGTCCGCGACGGCGGCGCTGGAGGACCACGACCTCGGCTGGTTCGCCACCCAGGAGCTCGGCCAGGTCCTCGAGGTCCTTCGCGGCTAG
- a CDS encoding WS/DGAT/MGAT family O-acyltransferase, which produces MERLRPGDVALLDIESGGPPMHVATVEVFEPGPEGFDHARLLALIGDRLAFVPRYRQRLLPVPGGLAAPVWVDDADFDLTYHVRESAVPRPGTMAQLEELVSRIIARPLDRSRPLWEMYLIEGLEDGRVAILAKSHQTLVDGVSTIDLGQVILDHDTVARERIPDDWVPRREPSALSMLAAAAQTRAAAPDVTAPARAVARAALRHNPLALGVRAGRSAPESPLQTTLSQQRRFHTVRTDLDDYRQVRRFHGATVNDVVLATVTGALRFWLMTRAESVHSSRQLRAMVPMSVLDNDLEPTSLGSQVTGTVLALPIGESSPVVRLHQVSYALKAHKDTGKAVSALRLIGVGGFAPTTFHALGARVAADSRGREFNLVVTNVPGPQFPLYAAGARMLETYPAQPLLPDHAMAIGVTSYDGGVYYGITADRDAIPDVDVVGQCLSEALAELVDTTSETRMRAPRGRTADGPLDG; this is translated from the coding sequence GTGGAGCGACTGCGCCCGGGGGACGTGGCCCTGCTCGACATCGAGTCGGGCGGCCCGCCCATGCACGTGGCGACCGTCGAGGTCTTCGAGCCAGGACCCGAGGGCTTCGACCACGCGAGGCTGCTCGCGCTGATCGGTGACCGGCTGGCCTTCGTGCCGCGCTACCGCCAGCGGCTCCTCCCGGTGCCGGGCGGTCTCGCCGCGCCGGTGTGGGTCGATGACGCCGACTTCGACCTGACCTACCACGTGCGCGAGTCCGCCGTGCCCCGACCGGGCACGATGGCCCAGCTCGAGGAGCTGGTCTCCCGCATCATCGCCCGCCCGCTCGACCGCAGCCGACCGCTGTGGGAGATGTACCTCATCGAGGGGCTCGAGGACGGGCGCGTGGCGATCCTGGCCAAGTCCCACCAGACGCTCGTCGACGGCGTCTCGACGATCGACCTGGGCCAGGTCATCCTCGACCACGACACCGTGGCGCGCGAGCGCATCCCCGACGACTGGGTGCCCCGCCGCGAGCCGTCCGCGCTGAGCATGCTGGCCGCCGCGGCCCAGACCCGCGCCGCCGCTCCCGACGTGACCGCGCCCGCCCGGGCCGTCGCCCGGGCCGCGCTGCGGCACAACCCGCTCGCCCTCGGCGTCCGGGCCGGGCGATCGGCGCCCGAGAGCCCGCTGCAGACCACGCTCTCGCAGCAGCGCCGCTTCCACACGGTGCGCACCGACCTCGACGACTACCGCCAGGTCCGCCGCTTCCACGGCGCCACGGTCAACGACGTCGTGCTCGCCACCGTCACCGGTGCGCTGCGGTTCTGGCTGATGACGCGTGCGGAGTCGGTGCACAGCAGCCGGCAGCTCCGCGCGATGGTCCCGATGTCCGTGCTCGACAACGACCTCGAGCCGACCTCGCTCGGCAGCCAGGTCACCGGCACCGTCCTCGCCCTGCCGATCGGCGAGTCCAGCCCGGTCGTGCGGCTCCACCAGGTCTCCTACGCCCTCAAGGCCCACAAGGACACCGGCAAGGCGGTCTCCGCGCTGCGGCTGATCGGGGTCGGCGGGTTCGCGCCCACCACGTTCCACGCCCTCGGTGCCCGGGTCGCGGCCGACTCCCGCGGTCGCGAGTTCAACCTGGTGGTCACCAACGTCCCCGGACCGCAGTTCCCGCTCTACGCCGCCGGGGCCCGGATGCTCGAGACCTATCCCGCCCAGCCGCTGCTGCCGGACCACGCGATGGCGATCGGCGTGACGTCGTACGACGGCGGGGTCTACTACGGCATCACCGCCGACCGCGACGCGATCCCCGACGTCGACGTCGTCGGGCAGTGCCTCAGCGAGGCGCTGGCCGAGCTGGTCGACACCACCTCCGAGACGCGCATGCGGGCACCGCGCGGTCGCACGGCGGACGGCCCCCTCGATGGCTGA
- a CDS encoding helix-turn-helix domain-containing protein, whose product MTDGPRFLTLNDVAEVLNTSLAQVSALVQRGEIRALKIGGRGQWRIERDELEAFIQRMYAETEAQIKGQTKT is encoded by the coding sequence ATGACCGACGGTCCGCGGTTCCTCACGCTCAACGACGTGGCCGAGGTGCTCAACACCTCGCTCGCGCAGGTCAGCGCGCTGGTGCAGCGGGGCGAGATCCGGGCCCTCAAGATCGGCGGGCGGGGGCAGTGGCGCATCGAGCGCGACGAGCTCGAGGCCTTCATCCAGCGGATGTACGCCGAGACCGAGGCCCAGATCAAGGGCCAGACCAAGACCTGA
- a CDS encoding AAA family ATPase, protein MTGADGARLGVLLAGDGEDWERPALDTLQGTRDLVLLRRCLDLTELLATATSGTAQVAVVGHRSHGLDRDAVDRLASAGVRVVVVVADAGTSASSYSQECERLERLGVASVLPAAAVGADLARVVREAVVHDVAAAGPDLPGPVPLPEGAEGRLVAVWGAHGAPGRTTVAVGLGAVLAAQGVPVVVVDADPHGGAVGQHLGVLDEASGLLGAVRLANAGSLDPARLAASARTVEPGLAVLTGLPRADRWQEVRPGPLGDVLDVTRALADLVLVDAGAGLEPPPAPGLPVPRTREALVSGVLEAVDEVLVVASPDPVGLTRLARSLVDLRAVRPGGPSVVVVNRMRSGLGWRERDVTDMVARLCPAASVVFVPDDPATADKALVGGRTVAQVDPRGATRLGTGLARVAAALTAGAALRR, encoded by the coding sequence GTGACGGGCGCGGACGGCGCCCGCCTCGGCGTGCTGCTCGCCGGTGACGGCGAGGACTGGGAGCGACCCGCCCTCGACACCCTCCAGGGCACACGCGACCTCGTGCTGCTGCGCCGCTGCCTCGACCTGACCGAGCTGCTCGCCACCGCCACCAGTGGCACCGCCCAGGTGGCGGTGGTCGGTCACCGCAGCCACGGGCTCGACCGCGACGCGGTCGACCGGCTGGCCTCCGCGGGGGTCAGGGTGGTCGTGGTCGTGGCGGACGCCGGCACCAGCGCGTCGTCGTACTCCCAGGAGTGCGAGCGCCTCGAGCGGCTGGGCGTCGCCTCGGTCCTGCCCGCCGCCGCGGTCGGCGCCGACCTCGCCCGGGTGGTGCGCGAGGCCGTCGTGCACGACGTGGCAGCCGCCGGCCCGGACCTCCCCGGCCCCGTGCCTCTTCCCGAGGGTGCCGAGGGGCGCCTCGTCGCGGTGTGGGGCGCCCACGGCGCCCCCGGCCGTACGACGGTCGCGGTCGGCCTGGGCGCGGTGCTGGCGGCGCAGGGCGTGCCGGTGGTGGTCGTCGACGCCGACCCGCACGGCGGCGCGGTGGGCCAGCACCTGGGGGTCCTCGACGAGGCGTCGGGACTGCTCGGCGCGGTGCGCCTGGCCAACGCCGGGTCGCTCGACCCGGCTCGTCTGGCCGCGAGTGCCCGCACGGTGGAGCCGGGGCTGGCGGTGCTCACCGGCCTGCCGCGGGCCGACCGCTGGCAGGAGGTCCGCCCCGGGCCCCTCGGCGACGTCCTCGACGTCACGCGTGCGCTGGCCGACCTCGTGCTGGTCGACGCGGGCGCCGGCCTCGAGCCACCGCCCGCTCCCGGGCTGCCGGTCCCGCGCACGCGCGAAGCGCTGGTCAGCGGCGTGCTGGAGGCGGTCGACGAGGTGCTGGTCGTGGCCTCGCCGGACCCCGTGGGCCTGACCCGGCTCGCCCGGTCCCTGGTGGACCTGCGCGCGGTGCGCCCCGGCGGGCCCTCGGTGGTCGTGGTCAACCGCATGCGGTCCGGGCTGGGCTGGCGCGAGCGCGACGTGACCGACATGGTCGCCCGGCTCTGCCCCGCGGCGTCGGTCGTGTTCGTGCCCGACGACCCGGCCACCGCCGACAAGGCGCTGGTCGGGGGACGCACCGTGGCGCAGGTCGACCCACGGGGGGCCACGCGCCTGGGCACCGGGCTGGCCCGGGTGGCGGCCGCCCTGACCGCGGGCGCCGCGCTCAGACGGTGA
- the pruA gene encoding L-glutamate gamma-semialdehyde dehydrogenase yields MDAVTHTPQPVNEPNLTYAPGSPEREALLAELVRQEAEQPDLPAVIGGEHTMGGGPEHRVVQPHDHQHVIGVTKAASKADTRAAIAAATEAAPAWRALSFDDRAAILLKAADLLAGPWRQQLNAATMLGQSKTAFQAEIDAACELIDFWRFNVHFARQVLAEQPIANSPGVWNRTDHRPLEGFVYAVTPFNFTAIAGNLPTAPALMGNTVIWKPSLTQQRAASLTMELLEEAGMPPGVINLLPGPGPEVSDVALAHPDLAGLHFTGSTPTFQSLWRTIGDNLTRFRSYPRIVGETGGKDFVVAHPSADPDVLRTALIRGAFEYQGQKCSAASRAYVARSVWERIKDQLVEETEAIAVGDVTDLSSFMGAVIDDRAFDKHRRAINRAKRSSKLEVLAGGKVDDSVGWFVRPTIVESSTPDDEMFRTEYFGPILAVSVFDDDRFEDAVDQMESFAPYALTGSVVAQDRRAVAWASERLRFAAGNFYVNDKPTGAVVGQQPFGGGRASGTNDKAGAASNLLRWTSPRSIKETLVPPTDYRYPSMG; encoded by the coding sequence ATGGACGCCGTGACGCACACCCCGCAGCCGGTGAACGAGCCCAACCTCACCTACGCCCCCGGCAGCCCCGAGCGCGAGGCGCTCCTCGCCGAGCTGGTCCGCCAGGAGGCCGAGCAGCCCGACCTGCCGGCCGTCATCGGCGGCGAGCACACGATGGGCGGAGGCCCCGAGCACCGCGTGGTGCAGCCCCACGACCACCAGCACGTGATCGGCGTGACCAAGGCGGCCAGCAAGGCCGACACGAGGGCGGCGATCGCCGCGGCGACCGAGGCGGCCCCGGCCTGGCGGGCGCTGTCGTTCGACGACCGCGCGGCGATCCTGCTCAAGGCCGCCGACCTGCTCGCCGGTCCGTGGCGGCAGCAGCTCAACGCCGCGACCATGCTCGGGCAGTCCAAGACCGCGTTCCAGGCCGAGATCGACGCGGCGTGCGAGCTGATCGACTTCTGGCGGTTCAACGTCCACTTCGCGCGGCAGGTCCTCGCCGAGCAGCCGATCGCCAACTCGCCGGGGGTGTGGAACCGCACCGACCACCGTCCGCTCGAGGGCTTCGTCTACGCGGTGACCCCGTTCAACTTCACCGCGATCGCCGGCAACCTGCCGACCGCGCCGGCCCTCATGGGCAACACCGTCATCTGGAAGCCGTCGCTGACCCAGCAGCGCGCCGCCAGCCTCACCATGGAGCTGCTCGAGGAGGCAGGGATGCCCCCGGGCGTGATCAACCTGCTGCCCGGGCCCGGACCCGAGGTCTCCGACGTCGCGCTGGCCCACCCCGACCTCGCGGGGCTGCACTTCACCGGCTCGACGCCGACCTTCCAGTCGCTGTGGCGCACGATCGGGGACAACCTGACCCGCTTCCGCTCCTACCCCCGCATCGTGGGGGAGACCGGGGGCAAGGACTTCGTCGTCGCGCACCCCTCGGCCGACCCCGACGTGCTGCGCACCGCGCTGATCCGCGGCGCCTTCGAGTACCAGGGCCAGAAGTGCTCCGCCGCGTCCAGGGCGTACGTCGCGCGGTCGGTCTGGGAGCGCATCAAGGACCAGCTGGTGGAGGAGACCGAGGCGATCGCCGTGGGTGACGTCACCGACCTGTCCAGCTTCATGGGCGCGGTGATCGACGACCGGGCGTTCGACAAGCACCGCCGGGCGATCAACCGGGCGAAGCGCTCCTCCAAGCTCGAGGTGCTGGCCGGCGGCAAGGTCGACGACAGCGTGGGGTGGTTCGTCCGCCCGACGATCGTGGAGTCCTCGACCCCCGACGACGAGATGTTCCGCACCGAGTACTTCGGGCCGATCCTCGCGGTCTCGGTCTTCGACGACGACCGCTTCGAGGACGCCGTCGACCAGATGGAGTCGTTCGCGCCCTACGCCCTCACCGGGTCGGTGGTCGCGCAGGACCGCCGGGCCGTGGCGTGGGCGAGCGAGCGCCTGCGGTTCGCCGCGGGCAACTTCTACGTCAACGACAAGCCGACGGGCGCGGTCGTGGGGCAGCAGCCGTTCGGCGGTGGTCGGGCCTCGGGCACCAACGACAAGGCGGGCGCGGCCAGCAACCTGCTGCGGTGGACCTCCCCGCGCAGCATCAAGGAGACGCTGGTCCCGCCGACCGACTACCGCTACCCGTCCATGGGCTGA
- a CDS encoding Rv3235 family protein, producing the protein MTRPRPQALPAPVVTRLVPEPQDPARPVVQGTLALHLVPDEPGPLNPGPVTAPPACRTPDVADRELRAWTVRFAQALVEVVGGHRPVGQLVRWTSREVFRDLERRTRLVQLAATTDADALPLRSTALAQVRSVHVSRPAPSVAEVSVHLRQGRRSRALALRLDRQQERWVCTALELS; encoded by the coding sequence ATGACCCGTCCCCGGCCCCAGGCCCTTCCCGCGCCGGTGGTCACCCGCCTCGTCCCCGAGCCCCAGGACCCCGCGCGACCCGTCGTGCAGGGCACCCTGGCCCTCCACCTCGTCCCCGACGAGCCCGGCCCCCTCAACCCGGGACCCGTCACCGCGCCACCCGCGTGCCGCACTCCTGACGTCGCGGACCGCGAGCTGCGCGCGTGGACGGTGCGCTTCGCGCAGGCGCTGGTCGAGGTGGTCGGCGGTCACCGGCCGGTCGGTCAGCTCGTGCGGTGGACCAGCCGCGAGGTCTTCCGCGACCTCGAGCGCCGCACGCGCCTGGTGCAGCTCGCGGCGACCACCGACGCCGACGCCCTGCCCCTGCGGTCCACAGCCCTGGCCCAGGTGCGCAGCGTGCACGTCAGCCGCCCGGCGCCGTCGGTCGCCGAGGTGAGCGTGCACCTGCGCCAGGGCAGGCGCTCGCGCGCCCTCGCCCTGCGCCTGGACCGGCAGCAGGAGCGCTGGGTGTGTACGGCGCTCGAGCTCAGCTGA
- the secA gene encoding preprotein translocase subunit SecA: protein MPAIIDKILRIGEGKILRQLEAVAKAVDAIEDDFVSMSDDELRGMTDELKKRHADGESLDDLMPEAFATVREAAKRVLGQRHYPVQIMGGAALHLGNIAEMKTGEGKTLVATLPTYLNALTGKGVHVVTVNDYLATYHAEWMGRVYGFLGLTTGMIVPDMSRSARREAYACDITYGTNNEFGFDYLRDNMANSLEECVQRGHYFAIVDEVDSILIDEARTPLIISGPTQDEVRWYPEFATIAERMVKDEDYEVDEKKRTVSVLEGGITKVEDYLGIDNLYDSVNTPLISFMNNAIKAKELFRNDKEYVVIDDEVLIVDEHTGRMLHGRRYNEGLHQAIEAKEGVKIREEYQTLATITLQNYFRLYDKLGGMTGTAMTEASEFDKIYKLGVVPIPTNRPMARIDQPDLVYRTEEAKYEAVAKDIAERHRVGQPVLVGTVSVEKSEYLSALLKKHGVPHSVLNAKAHANEAKIVALAGHKGAVTVATNMAGRGTDIMLGGSVDFLADDELRKQGLDPVEHADEYEAAWPAMVERIKAQVGAEHDEVKELGGLYVLGTERHESRRIDNQLRGRSGRQGDPGESRFYLSLQDELMRLFKSDWVDWVLTTLKVPDDVPIENKRVTNSIASAQSQVEAQNFDSRKNVLKYDDVMSRQREVIYAERRAVLEGADLHDQISTMIDDVVASYVGEATSGFPEEWDLEKLWTALKQLWPVGLRLDQVVAEAGGIDGLDREELVDQLRADAHAAYAAREAEFGDEVMRELERRVVLSVLDRKWREHLYEMDYLREGIGLRAYSQRDPLVEYQREGFDMFTAMMDAIKEESVGFLFNIEVEVGAEDEDEQAVPDGETPFEISAAAAAQTSQAHPQIHAKGLDRPQQPQSELTYSAPTETGETEVHRDGAADDSYSGIGRNALCPCGSGKKYKKCHGSPNGPDGTTARIS from the coding sequence GTGCCTGCCATCATCGACAAGATCCTGCGCATCGGCGAGGGCAAGATCCTCCGTCAGCTCGAGGCCGTCGCCAAGGCCGTCGACGCGATCGAGGACGACTTCGTCTCGATGAGCGACGACGAGCTGCGCGGCATGACCGACGAGCTCAAGAAGCGCCACGCCGACGGCGAGAGCCTCGACGACCTCATGCCCGAGGCGTTCGCGACCGTCCGTGAGGCCGCCAAGCGGGTGCTCGGGCAGCGGCACTACCCCGTGCAGATCATGGGCGGCGCGGCCCTGCACCTCGGCAACATCGCCGAGATGAAGACCGGTGAGGGCAAGACGCTCGTCGCGACCCTCCCGACGTACCTCAACGCCCTGACCGGCAAGGGCGTGCACGTGGTCACCGTCAACGACTACCTCGCGACCTACCACGCGGAGTGGATGGGCCGCGTCTACGGCTTCCTCGGCCTGACCACCGGCATGATCGTCCCGGACATGAGCCGCTCGGCGCGGCGCGAGGCCTACGCCTGCGACATCACCTACGGCACCAACAACGAGTTCGGCTTCGACTACCTGCGCGACAACATGGCCAACTCGCTGGAGGAGTGCGTCCAGCGCGGCCACTACTTCGCGATCGTCGACGAGGTCGACTCGATCCTCATCGACGAGGCCCGGACCCCGCTGATCATCTCCGGCCCCACCCAGGACGAGGTCCGGTGGTACCCCGAGTTCGCGACCATCGCCGAGCGCATGGTCAAGGACGAGGACTACGAGGTCGACGAGAAGAAGCGCACCGTCTCGGTGCTCGAGGGCGGCATCACCAAGGTCGAGGACTACCTCGGCATCGACAACCTCTACGACTCGGTGAACACCCCGCTGATCTCGTTCATGAACAACGCGATCAAGGCCAAGGAGCTGTTCCGCAACGACAAGGAGTACGTCGTCATCGACGACGAGGTGCTCATCGTCGACGAGCACACCGGCCGCATGCTCCACGGCCGCCGCTACAACGAGGGCCTGCACCAGGCGATCGAGGCCAAGGAGGGCGTCAAGATCCGCGAGGAGTACCAGACCCTCGCCACGATCACGCTGCAGAACTACTTCCGCCTCTACGACAAGCTCGGCGGCATGACCGGCACGGCGATGACCGAGGCCAGCGAGTTCGACAAGATCTACAAGCTCGGCGTCGTGCCGATCCCGACCAACCGCCCCATGGCGCGCATCGACCAGCCCGACCTGGTCTACCGCACCGAGGAGGCGAAGTACGAGGCCGTCGCCAAGGACATCGCCGAGCGGCACCGCGTGGGCCAGCCGGTGCTGGTCGGCACGGTCTCGGTGGAGAAGTCGGAGTACCTCTCCGCTCTGCTCAAGAAGCACGGCGTCCCGCACTCGGTCCTCAACGCCAAGGCCCACGCCAACGAGGCCAAGATCGTGGCGCTCGCCGGTCACAAGGGCGCGGTCACGGTCGCGACCAACATGGCCGGTCGAGGCACCGACATCATGCTCGGTGGCTCGGTGGACTTCCTCGCCGACGACGAGCTGCGCAAGCAGGGCCTCGACCCGGTCGAGCACGCCGACGAGTACGAAGCGGCGTGGCCGGCCATGGTCGAGCGGATCAAGGCCCAGGTCGGCGCCGAGCACGACGAGGTCAAGGAGCTCGGCGGCCTCTACGTCCTCGGCACCGAGCGGCACGAGTCGCGCCGCATCGACAACCAGCTGCGTGGTCGGTCCGGTCGTCAGGGCGACCCGGGCGAGTCGCGGTTCTACCTCTCGCTGCAGGACGAGCTCATGCGGCTGTTCAAGTCGGACTGGGTCGACTGGGTGCTGACCACCCTCAAGGTCCCCGACGACGTGCCGATCGAGAACAAGCGCGTGACCAACTCCATCGCGTCGGCGCAGAGCCAGGTCGAGGCGCAGAACTTCGACTCCCGCAAGAACGTCCTGAAGTACGACGACGTGATGAGCCGTCAGCGCGAGGTGATCTACGCCGAGCGCCGCGCGGTCCTCGAGGGCGCCGACCTGCACGACCAGATCAGCACCATGATCGACGACGTGGTCGCCTCCTACGTCGGCGAGGCGACCTCCGGGTTCCCCGAGGAGTGGGACCTGGAGAAGCTCTGGACCGCCCTCAAGCAGCTGTGGCCGGTCGGCCTCAGGCTCGACCAGGTGGTCGCGGAGGCCGGCGGCATCGACGGGCTCGACCGCGAGGAGCTGGTCGACCAGCTGCGGGCCGACGCCCACGCGGCGTACGCCGCCCGCGAGGCCGAGTTCGGCGACGAGGTGATGCGTGAGCTCGAGCGGCGCGTCGTGCTCTCGGTGCTCGACCGCAAGTGGCGCGAGCACCTCTACGAGATGGACTACCTCCGCGAGGGCATCGGCCTGCGCGCCTACTCCCAGCGCGACCCGCTGGTGGAGTACCAGCGCGAGGGCTTCGACATGTTCACCGCGATGATGGACGCGATCAAGGAGGAGTCGGTCGGCTTCCTGTTCAACATCGAGGTGGAGGTCGGCGCCGAGGACGAGGACGAGCAGGCGGTCCCGGACGGCGAGACCCCCTTCGAGATCAGCGCGGCCGCGGCGGCGCAGACCTCGCAGGCCCACCCGCAGATCCATGCCAAGGGTCTCGACCGGCCGCAGCAGCCGCAGTCGGAGCTGACCTACAGCGCGCCGACCGAGACGGGGGAGACCGAGGTGCACCGCGACGGTGCCGCCGACGACAGCTACTCCGGCATCGGGCGCAACGCGCTGTGCCCCTGCGGCTCGGGCAAGAAGTACAAGAAGTGCCACGGGAGCCCCAACGGTCCCGACGGCACGACCGCCCGCATCAGCTGA